In Cydia pomonella isolate Wapato2018A chromosome 1, ilCydPomo1, whole genome shotgun sequence, one genomic interval encodes:
- the LOC133522843 gene encoding putative zinc finger protein 56: MEEKNPLEQTPVTLPKKGLQRNARGRPTSEKAIKFTPQPKSIISRLLRRVRKQNCDKINKRSHSVIHNVSNINLTTEDVFNSKTDSVLEETHLLNAYQSIPGTYAVDVDDNHDHCKNSLIAEEQKDVQNNTTTLWDNKCEEPTPITCYVCSHRSSSLQAHRKHLSIHKNQLYACNFPDCKYTCKLSCNLIKHRRIHTSEKPFLCDQCTFRSNFANSLKVHRRIHTSERPYGCQLCSYRCNSSSNLKKHCLHRHRNIS; the protein is encoded by the exons ATGGAAGAAAAGAATCCTTTGGAACAGACTCCAGTTACTCTACCGAAAAAGGGTCTCCAACGTAATGCTAGGGGTAGGCCGACATCCGAAAAAGCTATAAAGTTTACTCCACAGCCGAAATCTATAATATCGCGGTTATTGAGACGAGTAAGAAAACAgaactgtgataaaattaacaaaagaaGCCACTCTGTCATTCACAACGTTTCTAACATTAATTTAACTACGGAAGATGTTTTTAATTCTAAAACCGACTCGGTCTTGGAAGAAACCCACTTATTAAACGCTTATCAGAGTATTCCAGGAACTTACGCTGTTGATGTGGATGATAATCATGATCATTGTAAGAATAGTTTAATTGCTGAAGAACAAAAAGATGTTCAG AATAATACAACAACACTTTGGGACAATAAGTGTGAAGAACCAACACCAATCACCTGTTATGTATGCTCACATAG aagCAGCAGCCTACAAGCACACAGAAAGCATTTAAGCATTCACAAAAATCAGCTCTATGCCTGCAACTTCCCCGATTGCAAGTACACCTGCAAGTTGTCCTGTAATCTCATTAAGCACAGAAGGATACACACATCAGAAAAACCATTTCTTTGTGATCAGTGCACATTCAGATCAAACTTTGCCAATTCACTGAAAGTGCACAGAAGAATCCACACATCTGAAAGACCGTATGGCTGCCAGCTGTGTAGCTACAGGTGCAACAGCAGTTCTAATCTCAAGAAGCACTGTCTTCACAGACATCGCAACATTTCTTAG